The following coding sequences lie in one Lolium perenne isolate Kyuss_39 chromosome 2, Kyuss_2.0, whole genome shotgun sequence genomic window:
- the LOC127333576 gene encoding large ribosomal subunit protein eL42z/eL42y has protein sequence MVNVPKTRKTYCKNKECKKHTLHKVTQYKKGKDSLSAQGKRRYDRKQSGYGGQTKPVFHKKAKTTKKIVLKLQCQSCKHYSQRAIKRCKHFEIGGDKKGKGTSLF, from the exons ATG GTGAACGTTCCAAAAACCAGGAAGACCTACTGCAAGAACAAGGAGTGCAAGAAGCACACACTTCACAAGGTTACCCAATACAAGAAGGGGAAGGATAGCCTTTCTGCTCAGGGAAAGCGTCGTTATGATCGCAAACAGTCAGGATATGGTGGGCAGACAAAGCCTGTTTTCCACAAGAAG GCCAAGACAACAAAGAAGATTGTGCTAAAACTTCAGTGCCAGAGCTGCAAGCACTACTCTCAGCGTGCGATCAAG AGGTGCAAGCACTTTGAGATCGGTGGAGACAAGAAGGGAAAGGGAACTTCTCTCTTCTAA